A portion of the Mus pahari chromosome 17, PAHARI_EIJ_v1.1, whole genome shotgun sequence genome contains these proteins:
- the St13 gene encoding hsc70-interacting protein, which produces MDPRKVSELRAFVKMCRQDPSVLHTEEMRFLREWVESMGGKVPPATHKAKSEENTKEDKRDKTTEENIKTEELSSEESDLEIDNEGVIEPDTDAPQEMGDENGEITEEMMDEANEKKGAAIEALNDGELQKAIDLFTDAIKLNPRLAILYAKRASVFVKLQKPNAAIRDCDRAIEINPDSAQPYKWRGKAHRLLGHWEEAAHDLALACKLDYDEDASAMLKEVQPRAQKIAEHRRKYERKREEREIKERIERVKKAREEHERAQREEEARRQSGSQYGSFPGGFPGGMPGNFPGGIPGMGGAMPGMAGMAGMPGLNEILSDPEVLAAMQDPEVMVAFQDVAQNPSNMSKYQSNPKVMNLISKLSAKFGGQS; this is translated from the exons ATGGATCCCCGCAAAGTGAGCGAGCTTCGGGCCTTCGTGAAGATGTGTAGGCAGGACCCGAGCGTCCTGCACACCGAGGAAATGCGCTTCCTGAGGGAGTGGGTGGAGAG caTGGGGGGTAAAGTACCACCTGCTACTCATAAAGCTAAGTCAGAAGAAAACACCAAG GAAGACAAAAGAGACAAGACGACAGAGGAAAACATAAAGACAGAGGAGCTATCAAGTGAGGAGAGCGATCTAG AAATTGACAATGAAGGTGTAATTGAACCAGACACTGATGCTCCTCAGGAAATGGGAGACGAAAATGGAGAG ATAACTGAGGAGATGATGGATGAAGCAAATGAGAAGAAGGGGGCTGCCATCGAAGCCCTGAATGACG GTGAGCTCCAGAAAGCTATTGACTTGTTCACAGACGCCATCAAGCTAAATCCCCGCTTGGCTATTCTGTATGCCAAGAGAGCCAG tgtcttCGTCAAATTACAGAAGCCAAATGCTGCCATCCGAGACTGTGACAGAGCCATTGAAATAAACCCTGATTCTGCTCAGCCATACAAATGGCGAGGGAAAGCACACAG ACTCTTGGGTCACTGGGAGGAAGCAGCTCATGATCTTGCCCTTGCCTGCAAACTGGATTATGATGAGGATGCCAGTGCAATGCTGAAAGAAGTCCAACCTCGG gCTCAAAAAATTGCTGAACATCGGAGAAAGTATGAGCGAAAACGTGAAGAACGAGAGATAAAAGAACGAATAGAAAGGGTGAAGAAGGCTCGAGAAGAGCATGAAAGAGCCCAAAGG gaagaagaagccagaagacaatcCGGATCTCAGTATGGCTCTTttccag GTGGTTTCCCTGGGGGAATGCCTGGTAATTTTCCTGGAGGAATCCCTGGAATGGGAGGGGCCATGCCAGGGATGGCAGGAATGGCAGGGATGCCTGGACTCAACGAAATCCTCAGTGATCCAGAGGTTCTTGCAGCCATGCAG GATCCAGAAGTCATGGTGGCTTTCCAGGATGTGGCCCAGAACCCATCAAATATGTCAAAATATCAGAGCAACCCGAAGGTTATGAATCTCATCAGTAAATTGTCAGCCAAGTTTGGAGGTCAATCATAA
- the Dnajb7 gene encoding dnaJ homolog subfamily B member 7: protein MVDYYEVLGVQRYASPEDIKRAYRKVALKWHPDKNPENKEEAERKFKEVAEAYEVLSNVDKRDIYDKYGKEGLDGRGGSHLDDEREYRFTFRQADDVFKEIFGERDPFSFHFFEDSLEDLLSSSRSSSGSRGRGTGPLFSRSFDHPVFSRLSSYDTGYSSYVSLGNEGLTSFSSLALDDTGMGNYIPITPSGKVINGRNINTKKTFENRQEREAEDDSELRSFLVNSVANEEDFTDKCNWRRQSFNTYSPNSYNASNTTQYTLVGNKEQGTPWVTNKKEPSIFSAGFKEGGRRKKKKHKEGQKKKSNKRNR, encoded by the coding sequence ATGGTGGACTATTATGAAGTTCTAGGAGTGCAGAGATATGCGTCACCAGAAGACATTAAAAGAGCTTATCGTAAAGTAGCACTTAAATGGCATCCTGataaaaatccagaaaataaagaggaagcaGAGCGAAAATTCAAAGAAGTCGCCGAGGCATATGAAGTGTTATCAAATGTTGATAAACGGGACATTTATGACAAATATGGCAAGGAAGGATTAGACGGTAGAGGTGGAAGTCATCTTGACGATGAACGTGAGTACCGTTTCACATTCCGTCAGGCAGATGATGTCTTTAAAGAAATTTTTGGTGAAAGGGATCCATTTTCATTTCACTTCTTTGAGGACTCACTTGAGGACCTTTTAAGCAGTTCAAGAAGCTCCagcggaagcagaggcagaggtacaGGACCCCTTTTCTCCCGTTCCTTTGACCACCCAGTGTTTTCCAGGCTCTCTTCTTATGACACAGGATATTCGTCTTATGTTTCATTGGGGAATGAGGGCCTTACTTCATTCTCTTCCCTGGCACTTGATGATACTGGGATGGGCAACTATATACCCATTACACCTTCAGGCAAAGTTATTAATGGAAGAAATATTAATACAAAGAAAACTTTTGAGAACCGTcaagaaagagaagctgaagaTGACAGTGAGTTGAGATCCTTTCTTGTAAACAGTGTGGCAAATGAAGAGGATTTTACAGATAAATGTAACTGGAGAAGACAGTCATTCAACACTTATTCACCAAATTCCTATAACGCCTCAAATACAACTCAATATACTCTTGTGGGCAACAAGGAACAAGGAACACCTTGGGTCACCAACAAGAAGGAACCTTCCATTTTCTCAGCAGGATTCAAAGAAGGTggtaggaggaaaaagaagaagcacaaagagGGGCAGAAGAAGAAGTCCAACAAAAGGAATCGCTAA